The following is a genomic window from Pedobacter sp. KBS0701.
ACCTCGAAAGACTTGGTGAGTTCTTTGCTTACGAGATCAGCAGATCATTGACATACACTCACCAGGAAATCGTAACGCCTTTAGGTGTATCATCTTGTGAAGTTTTAAGCCAACAGCCTGTTTTAGCTACCATACTCCGGGCGGGGTTACCACTTCAACAGGGCCTGCTCAACATCTTCGACAAAGCCGAATGCTGCTTTATTTCTGCTTATCGCAAAGTAGATAAGGGCGGCGATTTTGTAATTCAAATGGATTACATTTCTACTCCGGATTTAGAAGGAAAAGTTTTGATTATGGCCGATCCGATGCTGGCCACCGGACAAAGCATGGTGATGTGCTGTAAAGAGCTGATTAACCGCTACAAAATTGCCGAGCTTCATATCGTTGCTGCAATAGCGAGTGCTGAAGGCGTTGCCCACGTACGCGCCAATCTGCCTAAAGCAAAACTCTGGCTCGGGGCAATAGATCAGGAAATGACCAGTAAATCTTACATCGTACCGGGTCTTGGCGATGCCGGGGATTTAGCTTATGGAGAGAAGATTTAGGTTGAGGTTTATATATTTGAAGAAGACTAAATTTATATATGTTCTTAAATCAATATGAATATTTTGCTGAAAAAAATTTCCTAACTTATCAATTTACGAGTGAGGGTGTAAATGGTTCGATTCAAAAAATTGTCCAATACTCAAAGTTAAATATTCCAGGAATAGGTACTGTTTACAATCTGGGGTTTGGCGATCTTATGGAGGATGGTAATATAAGCGATATTACAAACAGCAATAATGGAGACATGGAGAAAGTGCTGTATACCGTTGCTAATACTGTTTATGATTTTTTGGACCATTACCCTGATGAGTTGATTTTTGCACACGGGAGTACACCCATAAGAACAAGATTATATCAGCGAAAACTAATGCAAATGCTACAAATAATTAGCACAGAATTTGATGTATATGGTTTAGGAGACGAAGGATGGGAAGAGTTTACAGGAGAGGAAGCATATACAGCTTTCTTGATAAAGAAAAAATAAACTGTTATATTTGATAACAACAAGGGAAGGAGAGACAATATGCCTACTACAATCAAAAAGGAACATCAAAACATAGATCATGGCAATGCTATTATCAGTACGCATGTGAAAGGATATGAGAATGATCAATACTTTATTAAAAAGACTGAAGAAGCGCTGGAAATACTAAAGAAATTTGGGCTACCCAAACCAAAGAAAAAATAATTACAATGCCTGGCTTTCAGGCATTTTTTTTTGACCGATTAAATTTGGTTCTATTAGGAACCTAAATACTGAGATTTAATTATCAATTTATAGGAGAAGAAACTAAAAGCAAAGGTGGCTGATTATTTATAAATCAAAGATCATTAAGTTACCTTTGTGAAAAACATCACGAATGAAAAAACATATCTTCTTCGACCTTGACCATACCATCTGGGATTTTGACCGCAATGCCGAAGAAACATTAAACGAGCTTTATCATACTTATAAACTGGATGAACTCGGCCTTAAATCCTGCGCCGATTTTATCAGCACTTACACCGAAAATAACCATCAGTTATGGGCCGATTATCACCTGGGCAAAATCACAAAAGATTTTTTAAGATCGGAGCGTTTTAGCAAAACGTTTATTCAGTTGGGAATTCATCCTGATGCCGTTCCACCTCAGTTTGAAGACGACTATGTAAATATTTCACCAACTAAAACAAATTTGTTCGAAGGGGCTGAAAACGTTTTGGGCTATCTTCAACAAAAGTATACTCTGCATATCATTTCTAATGGGTTTAAGGAAACAACCTTAACCAAAATGAATCTTTCGAATCTTAATCCATATTTCGAAAATGTAATCATTTCGGAAGATGTAGGGGTAAATAAACCAAATCCGGTCATTTTTGAATATGCACTCGATAAAGCAAAGGCTTTAAAGGCAGAAAGCATTATGATTGGCGACAGTTTAGAAGCCGATATTTATGGTGCTTTAGGTTTTGGTATAGAGGCCATCTTTTTTAATCCTTTGCAAAAAGAAAAAC
Proteins encoded in this region:
- a CDS encoding YjjG family noncanonical pyrimidine nucleotidase; translation: MKKHIFFDLDHTIWDFDRNAEETLNELYHTYKLDELGLKSCADFISTYTENNHQLWADYHLGKITKDFLRSERFSKTFIQLGIHPDAVPPQFEDDYVNISPTKTNLFEGAENVLGYLQQKYTLHIISNGFKETTLTKMNLSNLNPYFENVIISEDVGVNKPNPVIFEYALDKAKALKAESIMIGDSLEADIYGALGFGIEAIFFNPLQKEKPEDVKQEIFHLEELLKLF
- the upp gene encoding uracil phosphoribosyltransferase, with translation MIFDVSKTKSIANTFIAELRDEHIQKDSMRFRKNLERLGEFFAYEISRSLTYTHQEIVTPLGVSSCEVLSQQPVLATILRAGLPLQQGLLNIFDKAECCFISAYRKVDKGGDFVIQMDYISTPDLEGKVLIMADPMLATGQSMVMCCKELINRYKIAELHIVAAIASAEGVAHVRANLPKAKLWLGAIDQEMTSKSYIVPGLGDAGDLAYGEKI